The Myxocyprinus asiaticus isolate MX2 ecotype Aquarium Trade chromosome 4, UBuf_Myxa_2, whole genome shotgun sequence nucleotide sequence ATTTACAGTGTTCGGATGGCAACTCCAAGCCTCTAAACTTTGCCCTTCCATTGATAATTGATAAATGGGCAATCCACATTCATAAATGTGTCAGAGCACAGAAACTTTGCCGTTTTTCTTTTAAAGGGTGACTACACAACAGTTCCCACAAAGACCTCAGTTCAACTAGACAGTCATCGAATATCGTTATTAGAATCAATAGGCCTACATTTGATCCATTTATCCAGTTGGCAAAGATAGGCTATATGGGCGTCCTGGAGTTTAAATCTTCAACTGACACGAGTTTAGCTTGTCGTATATGGCTGAGACAAATTACTCCGTGATACTGCTTGTCATTTCACAACAGCTCCATCGTAACCTTTGTAAGGTTCAGCTGCGcctcttcctctctttctgtctctctcttgccttctcacacacacatttgtgttttttttcctcaAGCAATGCATGACGCCATCGAAAGCTCGGAAAATTCTGTAACAGCAAAACTGCCGCCTCATCTTCTATGTGATGATAAAGAATATagcttatattattattattgctattattattattatactgttgTTGTAATTGttcttacaataaaaaaaaaataaaaaaacagactatAGCTACCCCACTACACCTCTAAAAACATATAGACTACTTTTTGTGAAATCTAAGGCACTTAAAGATGAGAAGTGGCTATATGTATGCATTTTTTATCATGTCCTGTACTTAAAAAGTGTAAACTGCTATTTTTAACTTAAGGAGCTATTATTCGATCTAacctttaaaaaatgttgtgtaacctaatgtaatTTAGAAGTTAatacatgaaacacatttttaggttactatttttatttttattgtattttttctcAGTGTGGTTGGATTTATTTTCAGGATACTTAAAAGGATCAAGGCAAAGTGAAGGCCTAAATCATAGTAGAATCATTGAAAGCTGTGGAGAAGACTGTGTAGCTGTCTATCAATGAGTTAATTTCCACTCATTTCATTttgtaaaacaatatttattattaatgaaaaACAGACTGTGTAAAAAATATCACACTCCGAGTATACAATACCAAAGAATGTACATTGTGTTGAGATGTACACGTAAAAAACGCTCGATTTTTAACCCTCGTGAATTTTCATTTAcaaagtgaataataataaaaaaaaaaaataataaaaaaaattgtcaaactagaaaacatttgtgttttcacataaaatatataattgtagACATTTGACAATTATTTTGATATCCTGTTAAAAATGTTGTCCTGAGACGCCCTATGCAGTGATTACCACAATCAAATTGACAACGAAAAGTTCGTGGGGGCGGAAATTGGATTAAACTTAAatgttaacataaatatatattttatatttcacaGCTTGAATATAGGCACGGAAGTGTTACTGTTCACCATTCAGCTgcgtttaaaaaaagaaacaaaacaatacaaaaataatcctACCTTAAACATAGGAGTGTATCGCTTTAAAACATTTAGACGTTTAGTTAAGAAATTAACAGCCGTTCGTGCCACTGACAATCCTGTTGGCGTAGGTTTCGTGTAAAGACGTCGGTCCATGCAAAACTCCATGGAGGGGATGTGGCGGGTTTGGGGAGTGCTGAGACGCGAGGGTCGGCGGCAGCACTGGGACCACCGGGGAAGTCCGTGAGGGACAGTGCGAGTTCGTAGGGCTTAAAGAGCTCCCAATTATGCTGACTATGGAGAAAGGAGAACGGTGAACCGGGGACTTGACCGCAGTCTGTATGGGGGAGGAAAGACCGGGACTTAGTGGAGGATAGAAGCGCGAGCGGACGAGCTCCGTTGTGTTTGGCATGAGGGAAGGCGCGGGGATAAGAGTTCCGGTGTGTGGATGCCGGGACGGGGGAGAcggctgctgttgctgctgctgaaAGGCGAGGAGCGCAGAATGCGCGTGGTAAGACTGAAGCTGTAGACCGTATCCGCAACCGTAAGGTCCGTAGCCGTATACAGCGGGCGCGGGGAGGAAGCCTCCGTGCTCCCGGAGAAGTTCCGGCGCTTGCTGGCGTTTAAAGCGTTTCCGGCGCCGTAGAAAACTCCCGTTATCAAACATGTCGGCTGACTCTGGGTCCAGTGTCCAGTAGTTGCCTTTACCTGGGTTCCCAGGCTCCCTAGGTATCTTGACGAAACAGTCATTTAAGGACAAGTTGTGTCGGATAGAGTTCTGCCAAGCTGGGAACTTTTCCCGGTAGTATGGAAATCTGTTACTGATGAAGTCACAGATCTCGCTGAGCGTCAGACGCTTCTTGGGACTCTGGAGGATTGCCATGGTGATGAGTGCGATGTAGGAGTATGGGGGTTTTACCAGGGTGTTTTTTGTCGCTGGCTTGTAGGGGTCCCGTGCGGTGGAGGCATCCACACAAGGCAGGGAACCGTTGAGCAGGATCTCGTCGTGCATCTGAGCCACCTCGTCCACGTAGGAGCGTGTGTGCCCGTCACCATCATCTCCCTCCCCAACCACGTCGATGTCGGTCTCCTCCGAGAGCACAGACGCATCCGACATCTCGGAGCTCAAAGTCATGGCTCTCTCTCTCGCCTGATGGGCTACGGCGGAGAAGCGCTGGATGTGCTGAGCCTGCGTGTTACCTGCGCTCTCGATTCTGGAGAAGTCATAAGACGCGTCGAGCAGATACGCGAGTGGCAGAGAGGACGGGCCAGTGTGTCACCAGTGCCATAGACTTTTAATGGATTGATATCGACTCTGAATCAAGAGGTCGCCTAGATCGCAACATCCACACGCGTGTTCTATAGTGGGAGTATCGGGGGAGACCCTCCTAAAGGCCAAACCAGGATTCCAAAGAGGGCGGACCTTTCCTTGCGCTTTATACCAGCACCCTGATCACATGACAATAAAGCGTCACCATTGCTATtgaggagataaaaaaaaatatcaggcaGAAAACAGTCTTCGAATAATAACCCCAAGAACTGTGAAGTTCATCCCTATCATTAGTGGTCATCTCTGCTTATTCCAATGCTTCGGTGGGATTTTTCATGTCCTGGGTGAAATGCTGTCTTTTTAATAGCCTGACTCGGATATGTAAGGAGCCTGCGACCTAAGCATGACGAAATGGTAGGACCATCCCctactattgttttattttgcacaataAGATTCAACCCgtaatacatgttttcaatattCCTGATGTTTGGCATAGCCTCCTGGACAGAATGGAATTGTGGTTATAATGAATTTTGAAATGCTATCACAAATTCGCATGGGCCCCATGCCTGCCCTCATTGCGCATCGTTTGCGTGCCATGGTAGTGCTCTAGATCATCCTCGAGCCATTGGTAATGGAAAAAAGTCAGCTGTTAACTCGCATCAGTCACGCGGAGCACGAAAGAGCATCGGAGCTTGCGTAAAAGAAGGGCACATGCGCATGTGCCACTGAGAGGCCAAAATTGACATATTTATAATCAGTATTTTCAATTGGTATCTTGTCGAGTAGGCTGATGATCACCCcgtttataatattatttttttttttccatttataaaatgttaactGAATAGGATATTTGTGAATAACTaagtaggatatatatatatatatattgctctgATTCTGCACATTAAGAAAAAAAGTGTACGTCTTTGACCAGTTTGGGCACCACTTTCATAATGACAACGTGCACATAATCCAgaattaaaacaataaacatgacaataataaagttgacaataatacatttatgaaaaagtattttaaacccAGCTTGTTATGCCTAAAACTACACAATCAAATATCGACAATTCAAAATTTACAATAATTAAATGTAAGCAGAAAAaaatcagataattaaaataaaaattaaaactttaattaaaatgataatttgtatttatttatttatttatttggcggATAATccaatgtaaaataattttgggATGTAAACAGATTATAGCCGCTGTTTGTTTTTCACGTTTGTTGTTAGACTGTGATCTTAAAGCCGAATCTTATTAGTCAACTCTCAAAGGATGAATAGAGAAAATCTATCGGCTGTGAAACCTAATTGCTTTTGTTCAGAAAGCACTTATCATtgcattaaacaattaaaagactTATTTTTTGGTGACtattttcattaattcatttttttatttatttgaataaataacTAGTAAATTAAATACTGTTAGTTATTAATCTCATTATATGACAATATAGCATATAGGCCTAATGTCATATGAAATGTAACTTCACTgcatctattattattatcattattattctaatTCTTCTTCTTCCTatacctcttcttcttcttcttattattattattattattattaataaaaatcatattaataataataacaatgatatAAAATTCATGTAATATacataattatgatttatttaaatatatataatatatatatatatattatccgggaaaaacacaaacaaacaatacttAGTCAAGTCGTTATTCTCGCTCTGtcaattaaaagaagaaaaaacaaaaaacatttgaacttagagaaattacatttaaatctgGAAACTAAAACAACTTGTGGAAGGAGTGGTGAAAACATTCTTGTCCAAAAGACACACAATGTTGACCCATAGAAACTCGTGGACCCGGCATAAATAAAGGATTTTTCAAACTTCTCAAAATAAATTATCTTTTCATTCTTTATTACAGCTTCATGTTGGTTCTGGAGGATTCCGTAGGTATAAGGGCTATTTTTGTGTGATGATAAAAACATCTGGTCCGGTTTGATGTCCGTTTTATGGTAACTCATGTGGTCAGGCTTgtgtatttaacatatatttactTCCAGCAGATTTTATGGACTGAAATAGTGCCATCTCGCGGCAGTTTCATCATTCTTAAGCgactttaaactttttatttgttCACCCTGGTCATCTAATGATACGCCTCAGTTTTGGTTCCGTAGCAttatcataaataaaaataataataaattaattaaataatagtcttaataataataataataataataaagatctGATTTAATCTTTTTGCAAGCAAGTCTTTAAATGCAGTTGTGGTTAAATcttgaaatgcatctattttggTAACAATATACAATCACTTATAAAGttattacagtatttatataataaatcttTAATTAACATGACCGATCCGTTGTATTTTTCCAGggtatttttaaagtattttggaTGTCTTTGTCAAGTTATCCTGGCCAACAGTTTATTCGTTTTTCactgagaaaagaaaagaaaatattgttATGTCAGTGACTGAAATTGCACGATGAAAGATAGCACGGCTACAAGATGCTAAATGTAAGATAATAAGGCTATATACAAGTAAGtggaaaacaaatattttcattctTGGTTAGAAGTCAAATGTCGGCAATCAATAGGCTACCATAATTATAAGTTGCTTGAATTATTCAGTGAAAACAATATAAAGTTGGAAGCCTATAACATTCTATAAAGGCCTACAATTAAATCTAGCCTGATATACAAATAAACACGAAATTTAGAAGAAGCTACacaaatgaaatattaaagaTCGGTCAAATAATGTGCTTTTCCGGAAATAAAACTTTAACTTGCCTCTTGCTTAACCCTGAACCAAGACATGAACTTATAATGGAACGAACATATGGTTTATTTAACTATGATtgaaaataaattacagtttttTAAAATGAGGCCTATATTAAACAAATACTAATATGGCTACTTTATCAATGTCTGATTGTTGCACAATATTCATAGGGAGGATTCGCACAATTCAGAACGTCACAATGACTGATGTTCCTATTGGCTGTGGCATAACGCCGGCGCCGTGTGCTGTATGTATTGTGTTCTAACCTTTCAAgtgcaaaagaaatgtgttattttaaaatattcctcCGCACTCGGTCACATATTTAGTTACGTtcacaaattacatttacatccaCGTGAAAAAGCGTCGCCAATTCTGCCACGTTTCACGAGTCTTTTAGTTTTTTGTGACttctttttaaatacatttcttaaATCCAGAACTTTTCATTTTCCATCATTTCTTTAGTGTATAGGGCTTTGCAtgggccaaaataaataaataaataaataaataataattaatgacttaaaaatattaaaaggcCTGCCAAAAGCTCTTAAAAAATGTTTGatcaactttattattatttttatgatgattatttatttatttagactaTTGCTGAGTAAGATATGTAATTGAATTGAGGTTGGTGATGCAGAATCAACCCTCATTCTGTATCTAATTATATGGTCAAAGAGATCACACCTTTGCCCCTGATCGCTAAAATATACGACGTGATTTGTATCTATAGCTGTTGATACGCCTACGTATGGTATCCTTAAATTAAGagtatagcctaataataattgcTATTATTATCAGTCACCACGTTTTGAAGAATTGCACAGATCAAAAGGTGAGACCAAGAGCAATAGGCCTATCGTTTAGTATTTTGCCGGAATTATCTTTTGAAGTGTGTAATAAGTGTTATAGCTATAAATAGCCTACACTGCATAGATTAGTGTGATGTtccaccatttaaaatgaactactaACAGATGTTATATAAACATGCATATTATTCATATGAGAAACTGAAACTAAATCAACCCGTTTTACCTCAcaacattattttcttttttggattaCACATGTAAGCATCCCACTATAGGGCCTACGACAGGTTTTCATAACCATTAATTGGCTATAATAATGGGGTGTCATTATTTCTTGTTAGTAGGCTATGATGTAATGTATACTCACCTCTAACTTATAACATTACAGCATCGTTGTACAAAACAGATCCTACAATTCTGGCCGAACTCTGTTTTTGACCCAGAGAGCAGAGGGACAGGCAAAGGGATTCAGGTTCCAGCCCACTGCGTCGCATTTCAGTCCCTTCGTCACTTCCGTCCTCCTCTCTCGCTTCCATCTTGCTCTCCGCGTGTGTTTGCTGCTAGCGTGCAGGTCAGTGAGGAGCTCTAAAATATACTCTATTTCCTGCACAACCACTCCTGGTTCCGAGGCTCAAGGTAAATAAGAACCTTGTTTACCGAAAGCGGCTGCTGTTTTATTGGAAAGACCCGTGGAAAGGTGTTGGAATCGTTTCGAGCGAGACTCGGCCCTGCCTTGAGAGACAGGCCTGAGAGCGCACGAGACTCTAACACTTAAGAAACACCACGAGTCTTCAGACGCGACCGATTGACCTAATATTGTTACATTTCATTTTTACACACCTAATGTTAATATCGTTCCTTGATGAAGGACTTTGCGTATTTTCCCCCTAGCTTTTCCGTTTTATCAATTCGGATTTCTCGGTTTATTTGGAGACAAAACCGTCGCATTGTTTTGAGTTTGAAACTTTCAGTCGTTGGGTGAGAGCGTCGACCTGCAACCGTAATGTAGCGGGGATGATTTAATTTAAGTCAAGTGGTCGCTCTTGTTCATCTAGCTTAGCAGGCATGAAAAAGCAGCTCTGATATGTTTGCTAACTGGGCCCTGAGAACTTCTTTATTGACCGCTGCTTTTTATATAAAGCTGTCGTTGATAAACTTGTTCGCTGAAATTGAGCAGAGCCCTCAGTTTAACCTCCATGTTTTGGGTGCGCTACGTGCGTTTAGAAGTTTTCTCGAGGACTATTGAGAAGTTTATCCTCTGTATGTGTCATTCAGACCgcaccccttaaaataattttgacttttaacTCCATCCAACCCTACACAATATCCTTGACATCATTCTGTGTGTCTTACAGATGAAAGAAACTATAATGAACCAGGAGAAATTAGCCAAGATGCAGGCACAAGTCCGCATCGGTGGAAAGGTAAGGGAGACACTATGCTTAAACTATGGGGAGGCTTAAGTATATTTACTTGACAGTTGTATGCAACTCAACATAAGTTCCTCTCAGGTGTACTGATGGCTTTTTAAATTTTTCGCTAGGGTACCGCCCGCAGAAAGAAAAAGGTGGTCCACAGAACAGCCACTGCAGATGACAAGAAGCTCCAATTTTCACTGAAAAAGCTGGGAGTAAACAACATCTCTGGCATTGAGGAGGTATTGTCTTGTTCGGCTGAATGCAGGTggacaaataactgaaatctcGTTTGCATGCATTTTCTGGCCTTTCAACTAAAGTTTGCTCCAATGTTTTACGCTGTTGCCTTGCAGGTGAATATGTTCACAAACCAGGGCACAGTGATTCACTTCAACAATCCTAAAGTACAAGCCTCACTGGCAGCTAATACCTTCACCATCACAGGCCACGCAGAGACCAAGCAGCTGACAGAGATGCTGCCCTCTATCCTCAACCAGCTTGGCGCTGACAGCCTGACTAGTCTGCGCAGACTCGCAGAGGCCCTACCCAAACAAGGTGTGTGATTCAGTAAAAGCCAGTGTTTATTGCATAAAGTATGTAGCAAGTGGCATAGTGAAATACCTTGCACCACAAAGTGACAGTTGTGTGTGTCTTGCTAACAGGTGTAAGTAATGtacaggggggggggggttgtgtcaCTGCTGCTGGTCTGTCTGTTCCTAGAGAGTATGTTTTTAAAAAGACTTACAGTTGGTTACTTAGGCCTTGAGAACCTAATGTAAGACTTAAGTAACTTTGATTGACAGCTTGAAACAGGCTGACTCTTTTCTTCCAAACACCTACATTATTGAAAGTGAACTGTTTCTTGTTTGAGCTGTTTATTTTCTCATATGGGCTGCTGAATTTTTGTGTACTTTAATTTAGAAGGAACGATCCATTTCTTGTTTTGTTAGGATTTAGGATTGAAAGTCTGAGCTGATGGATCCATATTTACACAATTAGTCGTCAtaattgcaatttttattttgtcatcttTATATGCAGTGGAAATATTGAATTTGTAATCAATTTACATGAAATGCTTTAGAATTACTGGCTAAAATTATAAGCGGGAGTTAGGGCtgatcgattatggcaaaaatcataatcacgattcagtattgagatcacgattatttaacacgattactctttgactttggaaacatcatgcatttattgaatttttttttttttttaaattgtcgttttaacagtggatttccttgaacactgggtaggggaggaggctattgtcatatgataattattttgttgttattttttcatgTTCAAATTGGTATGGTAGTGGTGGTGgtatagtgggctaaagcacataactggttatCAGTtttgccggttcgatccccacagccaccaccattgtgtccttgagcaaggcacttaactccaggttgccctGGGGGTTGCTCCTGTAATAAGGGGGTTGCTCCTAtagtaggagtcctgtaataagttgttttggataaaagcgtctgccaaatgcataaatgtaaatgtagtgaaatttgatgattctcaataccaactTCAAAACCGCAacaaataacactaactaatatgttaattatagaagaatggtttcaagttcttaattattcaagactagtaaacaaaataacattaaaaaaagcaatgtatagaaatagattaaaaataatagaaaaaaagacaaattaaggaaattcttttttttaacagctttaaaagttttaacagcagtaggtTATCAAggattcaagtaaacattcagaatgaaatgcaacataaaactactactgctcttcactgtatgattataatacattaatacttttttaaagctactaaagttacccagtcaagagcagtgaccttttttctccgctgtttacgttcactgtAGACATAactcattgtgtttacatgaatacctcacaaAGACgagcattttggcggaattttgaaatgtatttgaccgttcaggtacgcatgagcattttcggaacacatgCATGTTCATCTCGCACACACAGCCTATgccacctgtcagtcaaacagggtGCAGCTTTTACTAGATGGCTAGCAAATTATACAATTACAtgctttggattactttcaacagcagaataagaaacaaactttctaataagtgacatagGCCTagcctatcacaaatatagctggttattttttcgctattgacattttaatcagttgcttatccggtcgggcaagtaaaattctttttcacttgccccttcaaaaatccacttgtcccgaacaagcgttaatgtcgagccctgattaaatattgtattcaacattctctgataacaatttcttcttctgcagtatagctcctaaagtaaatgtatgttgttttagatattattttgttaaacaagccaaaaaaagactaatcaaaaacttttgttccagtgtataatgggctaagactacactcacctttatgttcacttcgatctatctttaactcacaaaaaaaaacaaaaaacattctctTCTTAACAGAGCTGCGTATCACCGATTTTCTTCATAAGATACACAaagtgaacgtgacacatattatgattcactacgttgcAAGCCATCACGtcataatctagctgcagcaaatgcgTGTGAGTGACTAGCGTCCCCGTGCCAGTGTGTGCATCAGACGGGAGAAGATTTAATCTCGTCCCCGGTCACTTCACACAACTGATAGATGcagtgctgaccgcacagagaaatgccagtttctttttttctcccctttttctccccaatttgtttTGACTTTATTGTCTGTTCAGATTTCCTGGACAGAAATTCATCTTTGACACTGCATAAAAAATGCATCTTATCAGACAATACTGTACATCCACTTACATAccacataataaaaaaacatacataaaactagtgaatacaatacaatatatatacatatatatacacacgcacatatatactcacatatgcatacacacacacctacccaTATAAATATATAGTACCTCAGTTAAGAATTTGGTTTAAAACAGTCACCGCCAATGGAACAAATTATCTGTAATATATGTTCTTTTTAGCCAGCGGTATACGCAGCCTGCGCCCCGAATGGAGGGGATGGGTCTGGTCTGAATATACTGCAATTGCCTTTTTTTCCATAAAGTATGAAAACAGCTCTTGCAATGTACTATGTTTCTGGCCTGTGATCTTATTTGCTTCATTAATTActcatatttatttttctgtctcaTTGTTAAATTGCCATACCACGAAACAATgttatatgttaaaatactttcaatcGTCGATCTGTAAACAATGGTTAGAACCCTCCTATCAATACTAAAATTTCTTAATTTCCCGAGTAGACCTAAACGCTGTCTTGTTTTCTTATATGATCCACATtttcaatttggcatgcccaattcccaatgcgttctaggtcctcgtggtggcgtagtgactcgcctcagtccaggtggcgaaGGACAAATATCAATTGTCTctgagtctgagaccgtcaatccgcgcatcttatcacgtggcttgttgagtgcgttaccacagagatctagcacatgtggaggcttcatgcacatctcgccacatgccccaccgagagcgagaaccacattatagcgaccacgaagaggttaacccaacgtgactctacccaccctagcaaccgggccaattggttgcttaggaagcctgactggagtcactcagcacgccctggatttgaacttgcgacttcaggtgtggtagtcagcgtctttaattgctgtgctacccaggcctcctgagaaatgccagtttctgagtttttcataacctgcttccttattatttgaactttaataaaggatgctttaaagatataacgccagggtgtttcatTGTGAAACTGAATGCGGCACaatcgttttatctcgattatcttatTTTCATAATCTTTGGAAGCCAAaattgtaattgaaaataaaattcgaTTAATCGCCCAGTGCTAGTGTGAGTACATAATTTTAAGCCGTGTTGACAGTAAATCTTCACCCATTGTTTCAGCTGGTGATGGAGATGCACCCGTAGCTGGTGgagaggaagatgatgatgaagttcCAGGTCAGTATGCTTATTCGCTTGCATGTATCTTTTTTAATAGCTTGTTGTGTATTATGTATTTTACATGCCGTCTTGGTTGTAGAGCTCCACAACGATTACCATATGGGTTTATGTCTATGTGGTAATGTAAGCAAAGCACGCCTGCTTACATTTGCACAGTGACTCAGTTTGCAGTGTGGTAATGGCCAAAAAAAGGAAGGTTTATGCAGGTCGTTTTGGCTCTTGCAGTGCCATCATGGACTAGTTTAAAATCTTCTACTGTTTATGAGTACTGAAAGCTTGGTTTGCTTTTCTTTTTGAAGGGGGGGGAGCGCAACACATAAGGTTGCTATTACAGTTCCCCACTTCTCCCTGGGCAAACTCTAGTAAGTAACT carries:
- the LOC127435061 gene encoding forkhead box protein D1-like — encoded protein: MTLSSEMSDASVLSEETDIDVVGEGDDGDGHTRSYVDEVAQMHDEILLNGSLPCVDASTARDPYKPATKNTLVKPPYSYIALITMAILQSPKKRLTLSEICDFISNRFPYYREKFPAWQNSIRHNLSLNDCFVKIPREPGNPGKGNYWTLDPESADMFDNGSFLRRRKRFKRQQAPELLREHGGFLPAPAVYGYGPYGCGYGLQLQSYHAHSALLAFQQQQQQPSPPSRHPHTGTLIPAPSLMPNTTELVRSRFYPPLSPGLSSPIQTAVKSPVHRSPFSIVSIIGSSLSPTNSHCPSRTSPVVPVLPPTLASQHSPNPPHPLHGVLHGPTSLHETYANRIVSGTNGC
- the btf3 gene encoding transcription factor BTF3 isoform X1 — protein: MMKETIMNQEKLAKMQAQVRIGGKGTARRKKKVVHRTATADDKKLQFSLKKLGVNNISGIEEVNMFTNQGTVIHFNNPKVQASLAANTFTITGHAETKQLTEMLPSILNQLGADSLTSLRRLAEALPKQAGDGDAPVAGGEEDDDEVPDLVENFDEASKNEAN
- the btf3 gene encoding transcription factor BTF3 isoform X2, translating into MKETIMNQEKLAKMQAQVRIGGKGTARRKKKVVHRTATADDKKLQFSLKKLGVNNISGIEEVNMFTNQGTVIHFNNPKVQASLAANTFTITGHAETKQLTEMLPSILNQLGADSLTSLRRLAEALPKQAGDGDAPVAGGEEDDDEVPDLVENFDEASKNEAN